The Archocentrus centrarchus isolate MPI-CPG fArcCen1 chromosome 3, fArcCen1, whole genome shotgun sequence sequence ttaggaatatcTCCTCTCTATGACATCACGCAGACCAAAGAGTAGAAAAACCTGTGATAAATCAGGTGTTTAGTGACGGACTCGTTACACACTCCTGCTGCAGTGGAcctcatttacatatttaaaggACTTCCTGATGGGTGTAGGTGTCTCTGGGTGTACCATGATTCTCCTGTGTGTACAGAAACGTCTGCACTCAGAACACACACGTCTTACCGCTCACGCTGATACACATTTCAAGACAAAAAATAGCTGCAGAACTCgtctgatttattatttttgtttataattAATGCCTTTTGAAAATCATGCCCATCCTTAATGTCCTCTCATCGGGCACCTGCAGCGACGTCAGATTCCTAAATGAGTCCTAAATGTAGAATTTCTTACCTTGAGTGAAGAAAACAGTTGGGGTTAAACTCCTCTGTGtcctgatggtgatgatggtgatgatgatgattcaaAGAGATTTATTGTCATTCTTCTCATGTGAAACATGAACTGAGGTCCCTGCAGTGCAAgctgccttttttgtttttaatattaaaagatATTTACAAATAGAATAATTTGAGAAATAGAATATATAGATTACTAACTACAGAGAAAAGTGATCTGGTACCTGAGCAGTTCACACTGATCAGTGGCCTTAAAGAAGCAGATGTGTGTTTACAGAAAGAGGGCGGTGTCtcagcacagacagaggagCGGGCGGAGCAAAGGGTGTCAGAGGACCAATCGGAGGACGAGAACAAAGAGAACGAgcctgaagatgaagatgacaaAGAGAATGATGACAGCGATGATGGAGGAGGATGGATCACTCCCAGTAACATCAAACAAGTGAAGATGGACTCTGCTGATTGGACGGCTCCAGCTGATGTCAAAGTTGGGTGTCTGACCACCGACTTCGCCATGCAGGTAACGGAGGAGCGCGCAGTCACTGTTTTTCACCTTCTGTAAGTCTCTCCCTCCTGATTGGTCAGCTGTCTGAACTGTgacgtattttaatgttttaagctTGATTACCTGCATTCAGGTAATGATGCGTTCAGGTGTTTGGATTCAACTGCTGAAAAAGTTCTCGTCTGTTTTCCAGAACGTTCTCATTCAGATCGGACTTCACGTCCTCTCGGTGAACGGGATGGTGATCAAACAGGCGAGGAACCACATCCTGAGATGTCACGCCTGCTTCAAGTGAGCAAATCGAAAACCTGCTCGAATACattcaaatacaaacaaaatacaataaacaaaaataaaataaaaagtaaacgAATAGAATCCATGAGACGAACACGTTTTTACAGGCGGTCTAAAATAACGGATTTTTCCCTGTTAATTGTTTAAATTCCAGGACGACGGGCGACATGAACAAAGTTTTCTGTCCTCACTGCGGGAACAGGACTCTGAAGAAGCTGGCGGTGACGCTGAAGGAGGACGGCAGCATGCAGATGCATTTCTCCAAAAACCCCAAAGTGCTGAACCCCCGAGGGCTCCGGGTGAGACGCAGCACTTCATTATCACGAACACGTCACACTGCAGTGCAAATCTCTTATAGCCGccatttctgctgctgtctgtcgACCGCTTCCCTTTCAGTTCTGCCTGTCTGCCCAGTTTGAGTCAGGTGGATAAGCTCCACCCTCTTTCAGGTCTAAGGTTTTCTGTATCAGGTCTTAAACCCtcttgtgttgtgtttcagCACTCGCTGCCTCTGCCTCATGGGGGGAAACACTCCTCCAACCCCCACCTGGTGGAGGACCAGCGCTTCCCCCAGCAGAGGCTGTCCCGAAAGGCTCGACAGAAGACCGACGTCTTCAACCCGGACTACGTGGCCGGAGCGTCGCCGTTCTGTGAGAACGACATCTACAGCCGAGCCGCCAACCTGCAGATCAGAGACAGCCAGTGTGGCGCCGGCAGGCGGCGAGCCAACCCCAACGCTGCCCGCAGGAAGTTTGTCAAGAAGAAATGAAGACGGCAGGGACTCAGATCACGTGTTCAAATTAAAGGACCACATCGTCATTTTCCAAATCATTCATCTGTTCATCGGGTCTCCAGATAATTAGGCACAGTCTGCAGACCACCTGCTGGTGCGTGCATGGACACTCAGACATCCAAGACACAAGGATCCACTGCACTTCTAAAGGGGCGTCCACACCAGAAGAGACGAGCGGCGGCGTAGCAACGTGAAAAATTCAGTGATATTCGGCGACTGCTGGCGACTCGAAGTGAGCCGAGGGAAGTGACTGCCAATGACTGACTGGCATAAGATGGTAAATACATTaggttacctaggcaaccaACCATCAACTACAACGCGATGCATGATGAGCAGATCACTTCCTGCGTGGACGCCCCTGAAGAATACCAGCTCCAGTTTATTACAGGTTGCTCATCATTTCTTATGGAAAGGACCGAAgaataaattacattaaagGTTAAAAAGGTTCATTTCTGCAGAGGTCACGTCAGGTTATGGTGGCGGCTTTCAGAAGGGTTTTCAGGTGCAGCGAGGCTCTAACACAGAAGCATGAATGCTGcgttaaaatgtcagaaaatgtcTCTCATTCTCACCTCGAGTCGGTCCATCTTTATGAGATGGAGAAATAATTTTGACTCGAcgttttctgtactgtgatgctGATGTCCACCGGGCCAAACATGACCCTTCAGTGGGCTCCTTCTGGCCCCGGGGCCtcatgtttgacacccctgactTAGAATAACTTTGGCTCGTGGCGACCCGCACGATGACGGAGAATTATTGTGCTAGAAATCTCCACTGTTTCTATGGTAACACAGCATCGCTGTCTGACAGTAAGATGACACAAAAACCGGCGCAGAGGTGGAGCATGAGCAAagaaacctttatttaaacaggaagtaagacgcTGGGGTTCAGAAAGATTGAGTGACCAGGCAAAGATCAGCTGTGGGTACATAAATAAGCAAAAACATCCAAAATCCTGAACTTCAGAGCGAAagtctcccatccaagtacgAACCAGGCCCTGCCTCGCTTCCAAGGTGGAGAGCCTGGAGTTTAACTTCAGATATTCCAGACGTGGAGATCTGCTCAGAAactgatggatggtttggaaaCACTGGTGGGGAACTGTGTAGTCCTTTAAGTATGACACTGACTCATCAGAATATTGTATCTTTATTGATTTCCATTAAATCTTTGAGTGTGACATCAGAGTGAATCTGTTTGCATTATTTCAGAGTACAGACACATTCTCAGGTAACCCTTAAACATATTTAAAGAAATCCACCAAATAAATCAGACACCGTAGATGGACTACAACTCCCAGCTGCATCAGCAAAAAGGCGCTCAGTTGTGACGCAAAGGAGACCAAGACTCAGGAGAAAGTACAGAACAGGGACGGCTAAAGCGGGCTGTGCTAACAGCGCCCCCGACACAGTAACAGGAAATAGAAACTATGTTTTTCCTCCttaaagtacagaaaaaaaaagctagaatCAGGTGGATCCCCTCATCGATGGAAAACGGGTCATTAAAGACTAACAAACGTTTTC is a genomic window containing:
- the nob1 gene encoding RNA-binding protein NOB1 isoform X1, with the protein product MKMAAALVEHVVADAGAFLKKAPLQEIGRNIYTLKDVVDEIRDKPTRRSLAFLPYQLHFREPHPEHIRHVTEFSKKTGDYPSLSATDIKVLALTYQLELEHVGVQHLRKEPEVKVNIQSTQRHPETPVNVAGFHLPSKKPADGSNIQQTEEKTPNTTDEFNSFQFWREPLPPIDDELLGLLGPAEVLKSNAEEKQTVTRTESDTRTKSDSDEFNSFHFWREPLPTFDDALLGLLKEGGVSAQTEERAEQRVSEDQSEDENKENEPEDEDDKENDDSDDGGGWITPSNIKQVKMDSADWTAPADVKVGCLTTDFAMQNVLIQIGLHVLSVNGMVIKQARNHILRCHACFKTTGDMNKVFCPHCGNRTLKKLAVTLKEDGSMQMHFSKNPKVLNPRGLRHSLPLPHGGKHSSNPHLVEDQRFPQQRLSRKARQKTDVFNPDYVAGASPFCENDIYSRAANLQIRDSQCGAGRRRANPNAARRKFVKKK
- the nob1 gene encoding RNA-binding protein NOB1 isoform X2 — encoded protein: MKMAAALVEHVVADAGAFLKKAPLQEIGRNIYTLKDVVDEIRDKPTRRSLAFLPYQLHFREPHPEHIRHVTEFSKKTGDYPSLSATDIKVLALTYQLELEHVGVQHLRKEPEVKVNIQSTQRHPETPVNVAGFHLPSKKPADGSNIQQTEEKTPNTTDEFNSFQFWREPLPPIDDELLGLLKEGGVSAQTEERAEQRVSEDQSEDENKENEPEDEDDKENDDSDDGGGWITPSNIKQVKMDSADWTAPADVKVGCLTTDFAMQNVLIQIGLHVLSVNGMVIKQARNHILRCHACFKTTGDMNKVFCPHCGNRTLKKLAVTLKEDGSMQMHFSKNPKVLNPRGLRHSLPLPHGGKHSSNPHLVEDQRFPQQRLSRKARQKTDVFNPDYVAGASPFCENDIYSRAANLQIRDSQCGAGRRRANPNAARRKFVKKK